The Armatimonadota bacterium genome includes the window TTCTGGGCCCGCAGGCCCACCGCCAGGGCCGCGGCCGCGGTATCCGCGTTGAGGTTGTAGCTCTGGCCGTCCGGGCCAAATCCCAGAGAGGCGATGACGGGGAGAAATCCCGCGTCCAGCAGAACCTGTACGATCTCCGGATCTACCCGCTCCACCTCACCCACGTACCCCAGATCCACCTCTCCACCGTGCTTGCGGACCTGCAAAAGCCGTGCGTCCTTTCCCGAAAGTCCCACGGCCCGGCCGCCCGCCCGGTGGATGAGGGTCACCAGGTGCTTGTTCACACGACCCGCGAGCACCATCTCCACCACTTCTATGGTCTCCGCGTCCGTGACCCGCAGACCGTTGATGAACCGCGTGGTCTTACCCAGACGCTCCAGGGTGCGGGTGATCTCCGGGCCACCGCCGTGCACCAGCACGGGCCGCACCCCTGCCCGCTGCAGGAGCACGAGATCCTCCGGGAGGGTGCCCAGCTCCTGAGCGTCCAGGACGCTCCCTCCGAACTTCACGACCACCGTGCGGTCCTTCCACGCCGCCACGTAGCGCAGGGCGTGGGCCAGGGAGGTACCGATGCCCGGGCTCTCTAGCGGCAGGACGTTCACCGCCTTCCTCCTACGTGATGTAGGCGCCGTTCAGGCACACGTATTCCTCGCTGAGGTCGCACGTCCACACCCACCACCGCCCGCTCCCCACCCCCAGGTCCACCCGCAGGGTCACCTCCGGGGCCCGCAGGGCCTGCGCGCCATCGGGAAGGGCCTCGGGAATCCCCACGCCGCCTTGGACCACCAGGACCGGCCCGAACCAGATGCGTGTCCTGGACTCCTCCAGAGCCACCCCGGCTCTTCCCACCGCCGCGAGGATTCTGCCCCAGTTTGGCTCCCCGCCGTGC containing:
- the argB gene encoding acetylglutamate kinase, coding for MNVLPLESPGIGTSLAHALRYVAAWKDRTVVVKFGGSVLDAQELGTLPEDLVLLQRAGVRPVLVHGGGPEITRTLERLGKTTRFINGLRVTDAETIEVVEMVLAGRVNKHLVTLIHRAGGRAVGLSGKDARLLQVRKHGGEVDLGYVGEVERVDPEIVQVLLDAGFLPVIASLGFGPDGQSYNLNADTAAAALAVGLRAQKLILLTDVPGVYREADGRRELLSELSPEEARQLIASGVISRGMIPKVEACLQALAGGVRSAHIIGTDLPHGLLIELFTETGVGTMIRPAEG